In one Desulfatiglans sp. genomic region, the following are encoded:
- a CDS encoding thioredoxin domain-containing protein codes for MLYKFGTILIVMLLLLGVHNIVIAKDITPELKKELDEIKEGQKALHEEIKFIKDMLLKGNNPTMPVPSRAIVYNVEFELGDNPVIGNESAPLVVIEFSDYQCSFCARHTKETYPDIFEKYIKTGKLRYVFMDKPLPGHNMANEAVGAAYCASKQGKFIEMHNEMMSNQDAINDLTSLATSIDLDINQFKNCMASKDYNEKLAKNLELASKLQISGVPCFVLASKDHSNPQKVKGISFIQGALPLANFQMVIDTVLADLNKNKI; via the coding sequence ATGTTGTATAAATTTGGAACAATCTTGATTGTGATGCTGTTATTGCTAGGTGTACACAACATTGTTATTGCAAAAGATATTACACCTGAACTAAAAAAGGAATTAGATGAAATAAAGGAGGGGCAAAAAGCTTTGCATGAAGAAATAAAGTTTATAAAAGATATGCTCCTTAAAGGTAATAATCCAACAATGCCGGTCCCATCGAGAGCCATTGTTTATAATGTTGAGTTTGAACTTGGGGATAATCCGGTGATTGGTAACGAATCAGCGCCATTAGTAGTAATTGAATTTTCCGATTATCAATGCTCGTTTTGTGCCCGACATACAAAAGAGACATATCCTGATATTTTTGAAAAATATATAAAAACAGGAAAACTACGTTATGTTTTTATGGATAAACCACTTCCCGGTCATAATATGGCAAATGAAGCTGTTGGAGCTGCCTATTGTGCTTCCAAACAAGGTAAGTTTATAGAAATGCATAATGAAATGATGTCTAACCAGGACGCAATTAACGATCTTACATCACTTGCAACCTCTATTGATCTTGATATAAATCAATTTAAAAATTGTATGGCAAGCAAAGATTATAATGAAAAATTAGCTAAAAACCTTGAATTAGCTTCAAAGCTGCAAATATCAGGTGTTCCATGTTTTGTTCTTGCTTCAAAAGATCACTCTAACCCACAAAAAGTAAAAGGAATATCTTTTATACAAGGAGCTTTGCCATTAGCCAATTTTCAAATGGTTATAGATACGGTTTTGGCAGACTTAAATAAAAATAAAATATAG
- a CDS encoding carboxylesterase family protein gives MVIIFLLACVLSTLVSCSKSNPVLNIEGGQVVGVETPTKGVTSFKGIPFAAPPVGELRWKEPQPVVPWQGVKVADKYGDAASQVTWDPNSFYGKEWQASGSVPFTEDCLYLNVWTPAAGETNKKLPVAMWIHGGGYREGFAFEPEMDGGEYWASKGVILVSVTYRLGVIGFFSHPLLSAESPNGVSGNYGVMDQAAALKWIHNNIEQFGGDPDNITVFGQSAGAGSVQTLCASPKSRDLIKKAISMSGGGLGNMGMGMRMMSFDEIQNANKAMMDHFNKTTLEEMRALSFDELTKMANEYGQATGARLFYGPVVENYFLIKSFNDAALANEIPDIPYMFGFTANDLSDMTEAIQKFCALRAEKSKKPAYAYLFARQLPGDENGAFHSADLWYVFNSLKHSWRPFTAGDKELSAKIVECWTNFAKYGDPNGKEGGMWTPYTAEVPEFMVFDADENRAFLKMTKTPEYKGSKFDWFAPPPAPAQKQ, from the coding sequence ATAGTAATTATCTTTCTGCTTGCATGTGTATTGTCGACTCTGGTTTCATGCAGTAAATCAAACCCCGTGCTGAACATTGAGGGAGGTCAGGTCGTTGGTGTTGAGACACCGACAAAGGGGGTTACAAGTTTTAAGGGGATTCCATTTGCTGCACCCCCTGTGGGTGAACTGCGGTGGAAAGAACCTCAGCCTGTTGTCCCCTGGCAGGGTGTAAAGGTGGCAGATAAATATGGTGATGCTGCCTCGCAGGTTACATGGGACCCCAATAGTTTTTACGGCAAGGAATGGCAGGCAAGCGGTTCTGTGCCCTTCACCGAAGACTGCCTCTATCTGAATGTCTGGACCCCCGCAGCAGGAGAGACCAATAAAAAACTGCCTGTTGCCATGTGGATACACGGTGGCGGCTATCGTGAGGGATTTGCATTTGAACCTGAAATGGATGGCGGTGAATACTGGGCCTCCAAGGGTGTTATCCTGGTTAGTGTCACTTACCGCCTTGGGGTTATCGGCTTTTTCTCTCATCCGCTGTTATCGGCTGAAAGCCCGAATGGAGTTTCAGGAAATTACGGGGTAATGGATCAGGCTGCCGCATTAAAATGGATTCATAACAACATAGAACAGTTTGGCGGTGACCCTGATAACATCACTGTTTTCGGTCAGAGCGCTGGCGCAGGCAGTGTTCAGACCCTGTGCGCCTCGCCGAAGTCAAGAGACCTGATCAAAAAGGCTATCAGCATGAGCGGCGGCGGGTTGGGAAACATGGGAATGGGAATGCGAATGATGTCTTTTGATGAGATCCAGAATGCAAACAAGGCAATGATGGACCATTTTAACAAGACCACACTCGAAGAGATGCGGGCGCTTTCATTTGATGAACTCACAAAAATGGCAAATGAATACGGGCAGGCTACAGGGGCACGGCTCTTCTATGGGCCTGTGGTTGAAAATTATTTCTTAATAAAGAGCTTCAATGATGCGGCCCTTGCAAATGAGATACCTGATATCCCCTATATGTTTGGTTTTACCGCAAACGACCTCAGTGATATGACCGAGGCTATTCAAAAGTTCTGCGCACTTCGTGCTGAAAAAAGTAAAAAGCCTGCATATGCATATCTGTTTGCGCGTCAATTACCGGGTGATGAAAACGGGGCCTTCCACTCAGCGGATCTGTGGTATGTTTTTAATTCCTTAAAACACAGTTGGCGTCCATTCACCGCAGGAGATAAAGAGTTAAGCGCCAAAATTGTGGAGTGCTGGACCAACTTTGCCAAGTATGGTGATCCCAACGGCAAGGAGGGTGGCATGTGGACCCCTTATACTGCTGAGGTCCCTGAATTTATGGTATTTGATGCAGATGAAAACAGGGCCTTTTTAAAGATGACCAAAACCCCCGAATATAAGGGCAGTAAATTTGACTGGTTTGCACCTCCCCCTGCCCCTGCACAAAAACAATAG
- a CDS encoding carboxylesterase family protein gives MLRRVTVENGIVEGLPAADPRITSFKGIPFAAPPVGRNRWRAPQPAHDWDGVLYAYKFVPISMQHIPGEDPEIIYTREWNVDQSIEMDEDSLHLNVWTPAKSANEKLPVFVWYFGGALHEGNTAEMEFDGERIARRGIVVVTVNYRLNVFGFLCHPEITAENPEAPANFGHLDQQYATRWVQRNIAAFGGDPGNITIGGQSAGGVSVMAQVTSPQNKGLFQKAICDSGLIFSAYPGNFVIPDKSLSLAEQEGVEFFKFLGVSSLEEARRLDAVFLRDKMMEYKAMWGTVIDGKFCCGNLNELYMANKCQQVPMMFGHTATEFQNRPIVKTVNEFIAFAKDTYGEDAEEFLKLCASSTGSISEMLYKATRCHMELGIRLLGRARARTGENTPIYYWVFNPDIPGWDNPGSFHSSDLWFFFETLAKCWRPFTGKHYDLARKMCNYWSNFIRSGNPNGKDADGSDMPLWKPFTEDDPNRIWFCDHVYPDNKEPDDLVKFLIKQYL, from the coding sequence GTGTTACGAAGAGTTACAGTTGAAAATGGTATTGTTGAAGGTTTACCAGCCGCTGATCCGCGAATCACATCCTTTAAAGGCATCCCCTTTGCCGCCCCTCCGGTAGGCAGGAACCGCTGGAGAGCGCCCCAGCCGGCTCATGATTGGGACGGTGTTTTATATGCGTACAAATTTGTCCCCATCTCCATGCAGCATATCCCAGGTGAAGACCCTGAGATTATCTATACAAGAGAATGGAATGTGGACCAATCAATTGAGATGGATGAGGATTCCCTACATCTTAATGTATGGACACCCGCTAAAAGCGCAAACGAAAAGCTGCCCGTGTTTGTCTGGTATTTTGGGGGCGCCCTCCATGAAGGAAACACCGCAGAGATGGAATTTGACGGTGAGCGTATTGCAAGACGCGGGATAGTTGTTGTCACTGTCAACTACAGGCTGAATGTATTCGGCTTTCTATGCCATCCGGAAATCACAGCAGAAAATCCTGAAGCGCCTGCAAACTTCGGGCACCTGGACCAGCAGTATGCTACCCGCTGGGTGCAGCGCAATATTGCCGCCTTTGGAGGTGATCCAGGCAACATCACCATTGGCGGACAGTCGGCAGGGGGCGTGAGTGTTATGGCACAGGTGACTTCACCTCAAAATAAGGGCCTGTTTCAGAAGGCTATCTGTGACAGCGGCCTGATATTTTCCGCCTATCCCGGCAATTTTGTCATCCCTGATAAAAGTTTATCACTTGCTGAGCAGGAGGGCGTGGAATTCTTCAAGTTCCTGGGTGTATCCTCACTGGAGGAGGCCCGCAGACTGGATGCAGTATTCCTCCGTGACAAGATGATGGAGTACAAGGCAATGTGGGGCACTGTAATAGACGGAAAATTCTGCTGCGGAAACCTGAATGAACTGTACATGGCAAATAAATGTCAACAGGTTCCCATGATGTTCGGCCATACAGCCACTGAATTCCAGAACCGGCCAATAGTCAAAACGGTTAACGAGTTCATTGCCTTTGCAAAAGATACATATGGTGAAGATGCTGAGGAGTTTCTTAAGCTCTGTGCCTCCTCAACCGGTAGCATTTCAGAGATGCTCTATAAGGCCACTCGCTGCCATATGGAGCTGGGGATCAGGTTACTGGGCAGGGCAAGGGCCAGGACAGGTGAAAATACGCCGATTTATTACTGGGTATTTAACCCGGATATCCCGGGCTGGGATAATCCCGGGTCATTCCATTCTTCGGACCTCTGGTTCTTCTTCGAGACACTGGCCAAATGCTGGCGTCCCTTTACCGGTAAACATTATGACCTTGCACGCAAGATGTGCAACTACTGGTCTAACTTTATCCGCTCAGGCAACCCTAACGGCAAAGATGCTGACGGCAGCGATATGCCGCTGTGGAAGCCCTTTACTGAGGATGATCCCAACAGGATATGGTTCTGCGACCATGTTTACCCCGATAATAAAGAGCCGGACGATCTGGTGAAGTTTCTGATTAAGCAATATTTGTAA